ATAGTCTGCAAGCCATAGTTATTTAGTGTCAACTATTTGCAGAAACTTGCACAATTCCATGCTGCCTCGCTAGCCGCTCAAGAACTGGAGTCCTCTTCATTCACCCATCATGCTGAGCATCTGCAAGAGATTGTCTACTGCGATGAGGCGACGGACTTTTATGCCACCATTCTGGACACTTCCGTGCAGCAGGCACTGGAAAGTCTAGACGGCGCCAATGCAGACGACTGCTTGACCACGCCCATTCGCTTGCTCAAGGAACTGCGTTCCAATCTGTTTGCAAAACTAAAGCACGAGATTAATGCCACTGCGGCGGCTCCAAACAGTGTGATCTGCCATGGTGACCTTTGGGTTAACAACATTATGTTCCGTTCTGAGCCAGAGGAGGTGATCTTCTTTGACCTGCAGGCCATGCGCAAGTCGTCGCCTGTATTTGACATTCTCCACTTCATTTACACCAGCACGAGAAGGCCACTGAGGGATGTGCACACGGACACCCTGCTGGCCGCCTACTCGGTGGCTCTGGGTGAGGAACTACGCCACCAGCTGGAGGATACAACCGCTGCGGAAAGGCTAGAAGAGCTATGTGAAGCATTCTCATTGCAGCGTCTCAGTTCGGATTATGTGCGTCAGGTGCACTATGGACTGGCCATCGGCATGTGGATCCTACCAGCTGTTACCTTCGATCCGAATAATATACCCAATCTGGATGTGATGAGTGAGCAGAATCTCACGGGCAAGGAGATCAAGTGCACGCAGACGCTCACTTCCGAGTACCATATGCGCATTCGGGAGTTGGTGATGGAATTCTACGAACTCGGCTATCTCCACATGCAAAAGGAAACGATATAAGAGTATTCATAGTAATGTAGTAATAGATGTAACTTATTAACTTTAGTGTTCGCAAGAAATAGACGCTAGATTTGCCCTCGAGAAACTATAGCTCTCTCTTAAAGGTTCCTTTATTACCGAATAGTTGATCAATTTGTAACTTACAAAAGTTTCGTAGAAAAAACAAATCTGGCGGGGgtaaaagccaaaacaaataacttaTAAAAGACAACGGACATACCGCATCGTGGACATGGATCTGAAGGCTTTATAAGTGCAACATGGATGCGTGGAATTCCAGAAGAGTGCGTCGTAGTGGCTAGTATCAGTTTCACTTGTTTCCGCCACCGCCCCATCCAAGGAATCCCTTGACAAAGCCGGTAATGGATGGTCCTTTCTTGCCGGGCGATTCCAGTTTGTCCTCCAGCGAGGGTAACTCCACGTAGTTCATGGCCAGGTCGAAGAAAAGCGGTTTGCAGGGTATGGGTTCCATGTCAGGGGTGAGCTTGAACACGTTGGGTGTCTTGGTGTGCAGTGACTGATCCTCCTTGTAGAGCGACAAACGCTCATACAAAGGTTTTGTGGTCTTCTGCGACTTGGTGGTGGTTCCGGCCTCCTCGCTGTTGTCTTCCTCCAGCACACTGTATGCATGGGCGGAGAACTTGCAACCGTCAATGGCGGACACGACCTTTTTGAGTTCCTCCTCCAGCTGAAACTCCGGACTTGTCTTGCCTTTCAGCGCCTCGGTGGCGTAGTTAGATGCGCGTTCGTACAACGCCACGGCTTCcttccatttcttcatgtCAATGAGTGTGAGCGCAATGTAGTAGCAGCGGAAGGCCTTGAAGGTGATGGCCAGGTTTTCCACCTCGCTCTGGTACTTGGCGTCGTCCTCCAAGCCAGAAATCTGCTGCATTTCGGTCACGTTCTGCAGGATGATCTCGTACAGACGGGCCAAATCCTGGGGTCGGACGCGTTTTCCGTCGCCCACATTTTGCTGGGACTGCTGGTTGGGATCATCGAAGTTGAGCTTAGCCTGATGAGGAGAAATGGATGAGTAAGTCTacaaaataacaatatttttacaaGCCTACCTGCTCCACTAGGCAAAGATTACGCTGTAGCGTACGGCTATGGCGAATATAGCTTAAATACGCTAGAAGATATTGCACGCCGGATACGGTCTGTCCTGTGGTTAACGAACGCAGCTTGGGATCCTGCTTGATTTCGTCGCGAACGGCTTGGATGGCATCCTTGCAGTCCATCAAAATGCGTTCAATCAATTCTATCTTCGCATCCTGCTTGGTGGTCTTGGCCAGCGACTTGTCCAACTCCTGGGCACTGAGCAGGAACAAACGCACCTTCTCCGGACGCACGGTGACCTTGCGACCGCGCCAGTCGATCGTCTGCAGGCCCTCGCTGCTCTCCGTCTTCGTCTGGCTGACCAGTACATCAAGATTCTCAAGCACTCCCTGAGCGCGCAGCTCCAGGATCTCGTCGATCTTGCCGCCACTGGCACCACCGCTGATGTTGTATGCGCAATAGCGCAGATTGGGCGTAAATTCATTAACCTTGGCGCGGTAAAGCTCCTGCTCATCTTCGGGCAGTGCCTTGCCCAAGTTTTCGTACACCACCTGGGCGCGCTTTAGGTGCTCGCCAGCGGTTTTCCATAGCTGCAACTCAAAATGCAAGGTTCCGTGCATCCAAGCAACATAGGCCTCGCACTCTAGTTTAGTGCGCGCATCGAAAGCCTCCGTCTAAAAGAAAATCATGAATTAGgatcaatatatataaactataaCAGTGGAGCTGCAGCTTACATTACACAACTCCTGGAGTTGAAGGGCATAAAAGCAGGCCCTGCGCAGCTTGTTGACCAGATGGAAACGCTTTCGCGGCTCCGTATTGGACTCCTGCTTGAGCTGCATGGCATACGCCCAGGCCCGTTCGGCGCTAATCAATGGGATGTGGATGAAACGCTCGTCCGCCTTCTTGCCGGTCAACTGGCCAATGGTAACATCGCGTCTCTTGAAGTGCCGCTTGTCGCCTTGGGGATATTTCAGGGCTTTCCTCAATCGACGGATGCGGCGGGTGCAGTATCCGCGGTACCTCTGGAAATCGCCGTGACGTAGgccgtgctgctgctgggcatcCTTAATCTGGTGCAGAACTGCAGCGAGAGTGAAAGTTCAGGCCATTAGCATACAGACTTTTAGGTTAAAGGGTGCTGGTCGTCTGGGCCACCTGGAAGTGGGATGGAGCCGACTGGGCCACTTACTCTCAACCGTAAAGATCTTGGGCGGCTCTGCTGCCACCGGAGCACTCTCCGTCTTCTCCTGAACGTCTCCAGTATTCGGATTATCCTCTTGGACGACCATTTTCTTAGCAGTCCACACAAATCAACGACGTGTAAAAATTAGTGATGGCAAGCCCATTGGATTGTGAAAAACACTATATTATCGGTATTATTGTGAACGGTTCACATgcgatatatatttataaaaatatatatatatgtatatatctttAAGATACGTATTCAGTCAGGAAATTGCATGTTTAGGATTAGTATTTTCATAATTGATTTGTATGTCAATAAACTATACAAAAccatattacaaaaaaatttcGAAAACATTGGTACACAAACAAGATGcattaaaatgtatatgatTTGGTTCAGAAATTTCCAGAATATAAagttttcataaatttaagaaatgaaaatatatgcaCGTATGTATGGAAGAGCGTGTTATTTATAAGTATTTTCGGAGTCTAGATTGTGACATACACAAAAGTATCTCctaaaaacattaaataattataagcAAACATTACAAAGGCAAGCCCACATTTTGTTATCGATAGCTTCAATTGCCCATTCCTATTCGTTGTAGTGTTGAGAAACTCATCAAAGGTCCCCCCTTTTGAAACTTGTTGGCTGACACGCAAGAGCGTGCCTTCTGTCTGTTTTACAACAATTTCGGCCTAGTTTGCAGGTAAATTCCAA
This portion of the Drosophila santomea strain STO CAGO 1482 chromosome 3L, Prin_Dsan_1.1, whole genome shotgun sequence genome encodes:
- the LOC120450580 gene encoding uncharacterized protein LOC120450580 — translated: MALAAAPTAGPSHGGLALTVNSAGGYEGTNQYEENAEHLRQLFSQSKLVSFSIAHIACSAGSSSGDNYMSVVKRVTITQVPAAGKDQDPELAGSEIVTVIVKRQIASLSRRQLYRCEEAFSNEINAYRHLAPLLAAHSRHQLFPVCHIAESQDRRDPEGGEPIIVLQDLKALGFRMKDRLAGLELSDCLLVMKKLAQFHAASLAAQELESSSFTHHAEHLQEIVYCDEATDFYATILDTSVQQALESLDGANADDCLTTPIRLLKELRSNLFAKLKHEINATAAAPNSVICHGDLWVNNIMFRSEPEEVIFFDLQAMRKSSPVFDILHFIYTSTRRPLRDVHTDTLLAAYSVALGEELRHQLEDTTAAERLEELCEAFSLQRLSSDYVRQVHYGLAIGMWILPAVTFDPNNIPNLDVMSEQNLTGKEIKCTQTLTSEYHMRIRELVMEFYELGYLHMQKETI
- the LOC120450579 gene encoding signal recognition particle subunit SRP68 codes for the protein MVVQEDNPNTGDVQEKTESAPVAAEPPKIFTVEILHQIKDAQQQHGLRHGDFQRYRGYCTRRIRRLRKALKYPQGDKRHFKRRDVTIGQLTGKKADERFIHIPLISAERAWAYAMQLKQESNTEPRKRFHLVNKLRRACFYALQLQELCNTEAFDARTKLECEAYVAWMHGTLHFELQLWKTAGEHLKRAQVVYENLGKALPEDEQELYRAKVNEFTPNLRYCAYNISGGASGGKIDEILELRAQGVLENLDVLVSQTKTESSEGLQTIDWRGRKVTVRPEKVRLFLLSAQELDKSLAKTTKQDAKIELIERILMDCKDAIQAVRDEIKQDPKLRSLTTGQTVSGVQYLLAYLSYIRHSRTLQRNLCLVEQAKLNFDDPNQQSQQNVGDGKRVRPQDLARLYEIILQNVTEMQQISGLEDDAKYQSEVENLAITFKAFRCYYIALTLIDMKKWKEAVALYERASNYATEALKGKTSPEFQLEEELKKVVSAIDGCKFSAHAYSVLEEDNSEEAGTTTKSQKTTKPLYERLSLYKEDQSLHTKTPNVFKLTPDMEPIPCKPLFFDLAMNYVELPSLEDKLESPGKKGPSITGFVKGFLGWGGGGNK